The Malassezia japonica chromosome 5, complete sequence genome contains a region encoding:
- a CDS encoding uncharacterized protein (BUSCO:EOG092652KR), producing MPRIRTSRTRPPPEGFEDIEPILEEYETKMRDAENDPHEGKRKAESIWPIMRITHMRSRYIYDLYYKREAISRELYDWLLEQQYADAALIAKWKRSGYEKLCCVRCIQSRDMNYEGSTCICRVPKAQLRPEDAEGGNGPSSTSVPAAVQSNEQWMMRLNREGLPICKDLHGLYTTMLISLCDRWPDWRYSLAFVLPAVVQRMQALQFVQIVRDSAGGLHNMLSLSQVKTSFIMSTDTAWRICQAFLDAGLLERAQRTDGDVYAPTPKGLHLVDRFVTRHGIATRSVSNLLNMHPVCDKLLFLERDDQDDVLLSDNVVRIVFHRLVGLTPRREEPSALGLALETTQARDATGQAYETACFASIDALLWLVNYTTLVSLDEAAILCAHMIRLGWIEAELGMPPEHSSRVATVRVDDELRMDGAAGEGTFVEGEVYHITERGASVAWHVDWDEAVLSNNAPPRPPTSMSDAQKAHEMHAVSPRLDAFELYGAYANQPGAVSPATSPIQGMSPYMGMSPLPHTSPLPRPSPLPRSTALPKEKTAPSSTLRPDAATGLGLKLGGDAPGAAQTHDAPQGTSTVRAAPAMPEAAATPAPAVPAAAAPPPAATAVHTPAAAPAAATHTPVAAPAAAARAEDPGSLAYILHDPKLRRAFSAFLSTGNAALPLQFWCEIEWFRNDCRVASSGQTPQEPADAVAELPSRAPEARASVDGPKERAALRPVLETRARTRIAPFLTPEAVAELRIGELDALTKVLQAYTEPTHRALPGTTEAARESEVQLAQLLVQCAAAQKLVYNRLADVPRKQFLAARGEL from the exons ATGCCGCGCATCCGGACGAGCCGtacgcgcccgccgcccgagGGGTTCGAGGACATTGAGCCGATCCTCGAGGAGTATGAGACGAAAatgcgcgacgcagagAACGATCCGCACGAGggcaagcgcaaggccgagtcgATTTGGCCGATCATGCGCATTACACacatgcgctcgcgctacATTTACGACCTGTACTACAAGCGCGAGGCCATCAGCCGCGAGCTGTACGACTGGCTCCTGGAGCAGCAGTATGCGGATGCAGC ATTGATTGCCAAGTGGAAGCGCTCGGGGTACGAAAAGCtgtgctgcgtgcgctgcatccAGTCGAGG GACATGAATTACGAGGGATCGACGTGCATCTGCCGCGTGcccaaggcgcagctccgGCCGG AGGATGCCGAGGGTGGAAATGGGCCTTCGTCAACATCTGTGCCTGCTGCCGTACAGTCGAATGAGCAGTGGATGATGCGCCTGAACCGCGAAGGTCTGCCGATCTGCAAAGACCTGCACGGCCTGTACACGACGATGCTAATCTCGCTGTGCGACCGCTGGCCCGACTGGCGGTACAGCCTTGCGTTTGTCCTCCCTGCCgtggtgcagcgcatgcaggcgctgcagttTGTGCAGATCGTTCGCGACTCGGCCGGCGGCTTGCACAACATGCTCTCGCTGAGCCAGGTCAAGACGTCGTTTATTATGAGCACGGATACGGCGTGGCGGATATGCCAGGCGTTCCTAGACGCGGGCCTCCTCGAACGTGCCCAGCGCACGGACGGCGACGTATACGCCCCGACGCCCAAGGGCCTGCACCTGGTCGACCGCTTCGTGACGCGCCACGGTATCGCGACACGATCGGTGAGCAATCTGCTAAACATGCACCCCGTCTGTGACAAGCTCCTGTTTCTGGAGCGTGATGACCaggacgacgtgctgctGAGTGATAATGTCGTACGGATTGTCTTTCACCGTCTCGTGGGCctcacgccgcggcgtgaggagccgagcgcgctcggccttgcaTTAGAGacgacgcaggcgcgcgacgcgacaGGTCAGGCGTACGAGACCGCGTGCTTTGCTTCGATCGATGCGCTCTTGTGGCTCGTCAACTACACGAcgctcgtctcgctcgacgaggccgcgaTTCTCTGTGCACACATGATCCGCCTCGGCTGGATCGAGGCAGAGCTCGGCATGCCGCCCGAGCACTCGAGCCGCGTCGCAACAGTGCGTgtggacgacgagctgcggaTGGAtggcgcggcaggcgagGGCACGTTTGTCGAAGGAGAGGTATACCATATTACCGAGAggggcgcgagcgtcgcgtggcACGTCGACTGggacgaggccgtgctCTCGAATAAtgccccgccgcggccaccgACGTCCATGTCGGATGCACAAAAGGCGCACGAAATGCACGCCGTTTCGCCGCGTCTCGACGCATTCGAGCTGtacggcgcgtacgcgaATCAGCCCGGCGCGGTGTCGCCCGCCACGTCGCCAATCCAGGGTATGTCGCCGTACATGGGCATGTCGCCCTTGCCGCacacgtcgccgctgccgcgcccgtcgccattgccgcggtcgacggcgcTGCCGAAAGAAAAGAcggcaccgagctcgacgctgcggcCCGACGCAGCGACGGGGCTCGGCCtcaagctcggcggcgatgcaCCCGGAGCGGCACagacgcacgacgcgccccaAGGGACCAGCACGGTGCGTGCAGCTCCTGCGAtgcccgaggcggccgcgacgcctgcaccggcggtgcctgccgcggcggcacCTCCGCCTGCAGCCACTGCAGTACACACACCGGCCGCGGCACCTGCGGCCGCAACACACACACcggtcgctgcgcctgcggccgctgcgcgtgccgaaGACCCCGGCTCGCTCGCATACATCCTACACGACCccaagctgcgccgcgcctttTCTGCATTCCTTTCTACGGGTAACGCCGCGCTCCCTCTGCAGTTCTGGTGCGAAATCGAGTGGTTCCGCAACGActgccgcgtcgcgtcgagcggccAGACGCCGCAAGAGCCGGCCGATGCCGTGGCCGAGCTCCCCTCGCGGGCccccgaggcgcgtgccagCGTCGATGGCCCCAAAGAGCGTGCAGCGCTGCGGCccgtgctcgagacgcgcgcgcgcacgcgcatcgcgccgtTCCTGACCCCCGAagcggtcgccgagctgcggaTCGGGGAGCTGGACGCACTGACCAAGGTGCTCCAGGCGTACACAGAACCCACGCATCGCGCGTTGCCCGGCACAACCGAGGCCGCTCGCGAGAGCGAAGTGCAGCTTGCCCAGCTGCTTGtgcagtgcgccgcggcgcagaagCTGGTGTACaaccgcctcgccgacgtgcccCGCAAGCAGTTTttggccgcgcgcggcgaatTGTAA
- the HDA1 gene encoding histone deacetylase (EggNog:ENOG503NTWF; BUSCO:EOG09263E5F; COG:B), translating to MADRAPNATPPALSAAAEPVLIAEAEAMLDGPDGLEQVVPGDLWPPAAGFAPATPLDVPAPSIPTPERFADALASEVLPMDPLALLPEDTVPPARGTGLVYDPRMMLHATPAIGESHPERPERIAKIFGLLERHGCVARMVRIPSREALRSEVALVHNAELWDEFEETVRMPLDQLILYSRQLEAKASLYLNQHSTFSARISCGSVIEMCHAVATRRVRNGFAVVRPPGHHAEPNCGTGFCLYNNVAVAAASLLANPSPVDPVKRIMIVDWDVHHGNGTQRAFWNNPSVLYVSLHRYENASFYPGTPYANFDMVGGPDAEGTSLNVPWPCGGMDDADYLHAFQRCIMPVAYEFAPDMVIISAGFDAAEGDLLGGCHVSPAGYAHLTHQLAALANGRLVVALEGGYDLDAIANSALAVTRVLLGDAPPMLAPGQACSSAGADTVARVVRTQARYWRNLAADQVPHAPQLDARDVLAAQRSASLWAAHRMVPLPAIPAESLAANQVVCSPSLMEAKSTVLLVYVHDSAPIHVSDALLDGDYANEPAVHFADASAFVAHWASERGYAVADMNTRATLPVRSLRNRDHDRAMPRTSEGVLKSNLAEQLLYVWDNFLALSPAKKVVFVAQGTGCDAVVQLIARRVVQERIAAMVQLMAYNPIPLVPKGRQELKAWYFAHSLVVCPREHPLYAWGEQSASGKRLGHTVRADEASAADLLPAVWGQVERFVEEKLA from the coding sequence ATGGCGGATCGCGCACCgaacgcgacgccgccggcgctgtCGGCAGCCGCCGAGCCTGTGCTCATAGCCGAAGCCGAGGCGATGTTGGACGGCCccgacggcctcgagcaggtcgtgccgggcgacctgtggccgccggccgccggctTTGCGCCGGCCACTCCGCTGGACGTGCCGGCGCCGTCCATCCCTACGCCAGAGCGCTTTgcggacgcgctcgcgtccgAGGTGCTGCCAATGGATCctcttgcgctgctgccggaGGATACGGTGCCGCCGGCTCGGGGGACGGGTCTCGTGTATGACCCCCGCATGATGCTGCATGCAACGCCCGCGATCGGCGAGTCGCATCCGGAGCGCCCCGAGCGCATTGCCAAGATCTttggcctgctcgagcgccacgggtgcgtggcgcgcatGGTGCGCATTCCCTCGCGCGAGGCTCTGCGCTCGGaagtcgcgctcgtgcacaaTGCCGAGCTCTGGGACGAGTTTGAAGAAACCGTGCGCATGCCCCTCGACCAGCTGATCCTCTACTcgcggcagctcgaggccaaAGCGTCACTCTACCTGAACCAGCACTCGACCTTTAGCGCGCGCATTTCGTGCGGCAGCGTCATCGAGATGTGCCACGCggtcgcgacgcggcgcgtccgcaACGGCTTTGCCGTCGTCCGTCCTCCGGGgcaccacgccgagccGAACTGTGGCACAGGCTTTTGCCTGTACAACAATgtcgcggtcgccgccgcgtcgctcctgGCGAATCCCTCACCGGTGGACCCGGTGAAGCGCATCATGATTGTGGACTGGGACGTGCACCACGGCaacggcacgcagcgggcGTTTTGGAACAACCCCAGCGTGCTGTACGTCTCGCTGCACCGGTACGAAAACGCGTCGTTCTACCCCGGCACACCGTATGCGAACTTTGACATGGTCGGCGGCCCCGATGCCGAAGGCACGTCGCTCAACGTGCCGtggccgtgcggcggcatggACGACGCCGACTACCTGCACGCCTTCCAGCGCTGCATCATGCCGGTCGCCTACGAGTTTGCGCCAGACATGGTGATTATCAGCGCCGGCTTTgacgcggccgagggcgaCTTGCTCGGCGGCTGCCACGTCTCGCCGGCGGGATATGCGCACCTCACGCACcagcttgcggcgctcgccaacgggcgcctggtcgtcgcgctcgagggcgGCTACGACCTGGATGCGATTGCGAACTCGGCATTGGCCGTGACGCGCGTcttgctcggcgacgcgccgccgatgctcgCACCGGGGCAggcgtgcagctcggcaggcgccgataccgtggcgcgcgtcgtgcggacgcaggcgcgctACTGGCGTAACCTCGCCGCGGACCAGGTGCCGCATGCGCcccagctcgacgcgcgcgacgtgctggccgcgcagcggtccgcgtcgctctgGGCAGCGCACCGGATGGTGCCGCTGCCTGCGATACCCGCCGAGTCTCTCGCAGCGAACCAGGTGGTGTGCTCTCCGTCGCTGATGGAGGCAAAGAGCACGGTGCTGCTGGTGTACGTCCACGACTCGGCTCCGATCCACGTATcggacgcgctcctcgacggcgactATGCAAACGAGCCGGCGGTGCACTTTGCGGATGCGAGCGCATTTGTAGCGCACTGGGCGTCAGAGCGCGGGTATGCGGTGGCAGATATGAacacgcgcgcgacgctgccagtgcgctcgctgcgcaaccGCGACCACGACAGGGCAatgccgcgcacgagcgaAGGTGTGCTCAAGAGcaacctcgccgagcagctgcttTATGTATGGGACAATTTCCTGGCGCTCAGTCCCGCGAAAAAGGTCGTGTTTGTCGCACAGGGCACGGGGTGCGATGCGGTGGTGCAGCTGattgcgcggcgcgtcgtgcaggagcgcatcgctgcCATGGTCCAGCTCATGGCATACAACCCCATTCCGCTCGTGCCAAAAGGGCGGCAGGAGCTCAAGGCATGGTACTTTGCGCACTCGCTTGTCGTGTGCCCACGGGAGCATCCGCTGTATGCGTGGGGCGAGCAGTCGGCATCGGGGAAGCGACTGGGGCATACAGTGCGtgcggacgaggcgagcgcTGCGGATTTGCTGCCGGCCGTATGGGGCCAGGTGGAACGGTTTGTAGAGGAAAAACTGGCCTAG
- a CDS encoding uncharacterized protein (EggNog:ENOG503P2TM): protein MPLKREATHEERAAALLKRIRTSSELPKRNEGGERIDGDEVLPMPRLIHALHTLGGQSVVDAMQTVRNLVKGKCTTRARLSRVSAPELEELGVGGTSATRDKLVRVLQTLGTSSAETEIVGLSHAERAGNRQKQQREEALRRDWGDAPQRHDEDEGHFAFYPVLEEASLQGRHVVVNRAPVLTAWCVVVLQYMGFAAAEALSLAQCYVSTTATARAQSLGRIAKAPSATVSANQPHIEFMGVTIPVICLRSGRYRGLHGGQIVPPSKAFEYLRKSMFQTLPQVMGAMMLLASSYVDKEWRTSAEDEAEHSAEALHKAAYGLYTEFRPETGGEWGKRGTLYLDHILKLRRTSEAFGWPQGGEEAERVAQEGEKKGGTKEEMPKDEGSQQELGTKAESSEHATAVKQEAPERNHPSASEPQPLEAPVHPTASSNDAPRTAPSPPSPSIKREPT from the exons ATGCCCTtgaagcgcgaggcgacgcatgaggagcgcgccgcggcgctgctcaagcgcatacgcacctcgtccgagcTGCCGAAGCGGAATGAAGGAGGAGAGCGTAtagacggcgacgaggtcctGCCGATGCCGCGGTTGATCCACGCCCTACATACGCTGGGTGGCCAAAGCGTCGTCGATGCCATGCAGACCGTGCGCAACCTTGTCAAGGGAAAGtgtacgacgcgcgcccGCCTCAGCCGTGTGTCTGCGCCCGAGCTTGAGGAGCTTGGTGTCGGAGGAacgagcgcgacacgcgacaagctcgtgcgcgtccTCCAGACGCTCGgtacgtcgagcgccgagaCGGAGATCGTGGGCCTGAGCCACGCCGAG CGTGCGGGAAACCGCCAGAAACAGCAGCGtgaagaggcgctgcgccgcgactggggcgacgcgccacagcggcacgacgaggacgaaggGCACTTTGCGTTCTACCCTGTCCTCGAAGAGGCGTCGCTCCAAGGGCGGCATGTCGTCGTAAACCGTGCGCCGGTACTCACCGCATGGTGCGTCGTCGTGCTGCAGTATATGGGCtttgccgctgccgaggcaCTGAGCCTCGCACAGTGCTACGTAAGTACTACGGCGACCGCGCGTGCCCAGTCGCTGGGGCGCATTGCCaaggcgccgtcggcgaccgtcAGTGCAAACCAGCCGCATATCGAGTTTATGGGCGTCACGATCCCGGTCATCTGCCTGCGCTCGGGCCGGTACCGCGGCCTGCACGGCGGCCAAATCGTGCCGCCGTCCAAAGCATTCGAATACCTGCGCAAGTCGATGTTTCAGACACTGCCGCAGGTCATGGGCGCCATGATGCTGCTTGCGAGCTCGTACGTCGACAAGGAATGGCGGACGAGTGCAGAGGATGAGGCGGAGCACTCGGCAGAGGCACTGCACAAGGCCGCATACGGACTCTATACCGAGTTCCGGCCCGAGACCGGCGGCGAGTGGGGCAAGCGCGGGACGCTGTACCTGGACCACATTCTCAAGCTGCGGCGGACATCGGAGGCATTTGGGTGGCCGCAGGGAGGAGAAGAGGCCGAAAGGGTGGCACAGGAGGGCGAAAAGAAAGGAGGAACCAAGGAAGAGATGCCCAAGGACGAGGGCTCGCAGCAAGAGCTTGGCACAAAAGCCGAGAGCTCTGAGCATGCCACTGCAGTTAAGCAAGAAGCACCCGAACGCAACCATCCGAGTGCATCCGAGCCCCAGCCACTGGAAGCACCTGTGCACCCAACGGCCTCCTCCAACGATGCCCCTCGCACCGCACCCTCTCCCCCCTCCCCATCGATCAAGCGCGAGCCAACATAA
- a CDS encoding uncharacterized protein (EggNog:ENOG503PKF2) encodes MAVTGTARIPTLGPNALGSVATHLQTQHGAQSLGPWRLRFRPYRTVRGSHSEEHTKGLRAEQPADDLRRQRRVMWEVTDAAQPKAVFLLFEDAAMPTRAEMRATSSEGHSRWHAHVVSAEFATLLRHANLPGPLGTPAGTLGPGAWMQRGANIAFDGLSFRIRLGQAQASLLGTAPEQEVVLSIGNVIVGADRVVGGIVEIQYLPLTRLSPSSSLLGSLLVALLPPNLVPLLTPVPAPAHELILPSSVVPRTMLAPSQLEEVVPASTSEWRNASQGRQAPQNPEAFPPWDDEPNYTPDVVGWTGVEPRRRMAFVYLTMLRAEGLA; translated from the exons ATGGCCGTGAcggg CACGGCACGGATCCCCACGCTGGGCCCGAATGCCTTGGGATCGGTCGCGACGCATCTTCAGACGCAACATGGCGCACAATCACTCGGCCCGTGGCGCCTGCGATTTCGCCCGTATCGCACGGTCCGTGGGTCGCATTCGGAAGAGCACACCAAAGGGTtgcgtgccgagcaacCTGCcgacgacctgcgccgccagcggcgcgtaATGTGGGAGGTGACAGACGCGGCGCAACCAAAGGCCGTGTTTCTCCTGttcgaggacgcggcgatgcCGACACGGGCGGAaatgcgcgcgacgtcgagcgaAGGACACAGCCGCTGGCACGCTCACGTCGTCAGCGCCGAGTTTGCGACGCTTCTGCGCCATGCGAATCTTCCcgggccgctcggcacgccagCAGGTACGCTGGGCCCGGGTGCGTGgatgcagcgcggcgccaaTATCGCATTCGACGGCCTCTCGTTCCGGATACGCTTGgggcaggcgcaggcgtcgctcctcggtaccgcgcccgagcaggAAGTGGTGCTGAGCATCGGCAACGTCATTGTCGGCGCAGACCGTGTTGTAGGCGGCATTGTCGAGATCCAGTACCTGCCATTGACGCGGCTCTCTCCGAGCTCGTCGTTGCTTGGCTCGCTGCTGGTCGCGCTCTTGCCGCCGAATCTCGTGCCGCTGCTTACACCGGtgcctgcgcccgcgcaTGAGCTGATTCTCCCGAGCTCggtcgtgccgcgcacgatgcTAGCGCCGTCGCAGCTCGAAGAGGTCGTCCCGGCCAGCACGAGCGAATGGCGCAACGCGTCTCAAGGCCGCCAGGCACCGCAAAACCCCGAGGCTTTTCCGCCGtgggacgacgagccgaaCTACACCCCGGATGTCGTGGGGTGGACCGGCGTCGAGCCCCGCCGGCGCATGGCATTTGTATACCTGACCATGCTTCGTGCCGAAGGCCTCGCGTGA
- the MDM20 gene encoding mitochondrial distribution and morphology (COG:Z; EggNog:ENOG503NW5W), which produces MVSGKGNVLDQYRCSDIYNALETGNDSLALTKADVLLKKGPLPLASALRSIALVRLGRIDDARNEIEVLLRGNIDAGVLAPLSFVMPLVGMEQKLADLYIFASQAQPKNQELAEDAFLTLVKGGMLQRAQQFLLKQYRTSKDKTDFWRYMQVAVLQSQQLKPPGSTLALQVALRLLNENPVDESTFTEETLSLYLRFHLLLGKAHLGQALAMMQEPVPKRLAENSLGIQFLLREAWEAHGDLGSVADDCRARIVAGDRNWAVISLYIRMLVALATQASEALHDADLAVLVDAAEKDKWADRGSFLGVLEMYCQANAAKLSTAYLAKRGAVFDKLLAKYYVQFSTKATCFEDLYPYLCELSDGDRTAFLAAALQKKPPLTSEDGIVRCVNAEKIKYLLEPHGKQVAAGRLLNEYVTSLRFARLPDTEMQTGDDLALLASYMSLTAADVPTHLCAAAIASYGVAESPRGYRLRMLFIRLLQELGAMKLAFAQYTVLGLKAVQFDTASHIGLERNAAFGGALGPVMENEWSDHMAKFYGQSDSELPEVIGQAFSNNKFSQIASLCEFGHRLETSVTRALVKLDLIRGEIIDQELDATQRTRAIKAVERLLDIAKKSSFSDQRDTSLLPCYNKAHWAPIQQTIDGRPRRASAAIVSLLEVVTLVLDIAPPSSVDAKDELTQAEHALVALARTLRAEQPEAVAATTFYQAIATTLGQVPSAFDALHTAWIGIEGLRIFEILAERKGWNLDTVLADSLPHLTSAHQTLAKLAADELPVSVEPYFTGTEAPAPVVDAIRALIPRIAADRAEAVRDVQLLYQSACKNYM; this is translated from the exons ATGGTCTCCGGCAAAGGGAACGTGCTGGACCAGTACCGGTGCTCGGACATTTAcaatgcgctcgagacAGGGAATGATTCCCTGGCGCTGACCAAGGCGGATGTTTTGCTAAAGAAGGGTCCGCTGCCTCTTGCGAGTGCGCTTCGATCGATTGCGCTGGTGCGCTTGGGCCGGATCGACGATGCACGCAACGAGATcgaggtgctgctgcgcggcaacATCGATGCGGGTgtgcttgcgccgctgtcGTTTGTCATGCCGCTTGTTGGAATGGAGCAAAAGCTCGCGGACCTGTACATTTTCGCGAGCCAGGCGCAGCCGAAGAAccaggagctcgccgaAGACGCCTTCCTGACGCTCGTAAAAGGCGGcatgctgcagcgcgcgcagcagtTCCTCCTGAAACAGTACCGCACTTCGAAAGACAAAACGGACTTTTGGCGGTACATGCAGGTCGCCGTCTTGCAGTcgcagcagctcaagcCGCCCggctcgacgctcgcgctacaggtcgcgctgcgtcttTTGAACGAGAACCCGGTCGACGAGTCGACGTTTACAGAAGAGACGCTCTCGCTCTACCTTCGTTTCCACCTCTTGCTAGGCAaagcgcacctcggccaggCACTTGCTATGATGCAAGAGCCGGTGCCGAAGCGCCTTGCTGAAAACAGTCTCGGTATCCAGTTCCtcttgcgcgaggcgtGGGAGGCGCATGGCGACCTGGGCAGCGTCGCGGACGATTGCCGTGCGCGCATCGTGGCCGGCGACCGCAACTGGGCGGTGATTTCTCTGTACATCCGCATGCTGGTCGCGTTGGCTACGCAGgcgtccgaggcgctgcatgACGCCGACCTGGCCGTGCTGGTGGATGCGGCCGAGAAGGACAAGTGGGCAGACCGTGGCTCGTTCCTGGGCGTGCTCGAAATGTACTGCCAGGCGAATGCCGCCAAGCTCTCGACTGCGTacctcgccaagcgcggcgccgtcttTGACAAGCTGCTCGCCAAGTACTATGTGCAGTTCTCGACCAAGGCGACGTGCTTTGAAGACCTGTACCCCTACCTTTGCGAGCTGAGTGACGGGGACCGCACTGCATTCCTCGCGGCTGCGCTCCAAAAGAAGCCGCCGCTCACGTCCGAGGACGGCATTGTGCGCTGCGTCAATGCGGAAAAAATCAAGtacctgctcgagccgcaTGGCAAGCAAGTGGCTGCCGGCCGGCTCCTCAACGAGTACGtcacgtcgctgcgcttTGCGCGTCTGCCAGACACGGAAATGCAAACGGGCGACGACCTCGCGTTGCTGGCGTCGTACATGTCGCTCACCGCGGCGGATGTGCCGACGCATTtgtgcgcagcggcgatTGCCTCGTACGGCGTTGCAGAGAGTCCGCGTGGCTACCGCCTGCGCATGCTCTTTATTCGCCTCTTGCAGGAGCTGGGTGCGATGAAGCTTGCTTTCGCGCAGTACACCGTCCTGGGCCTCAAGGCGGTGCAGTTCGATACCGCGTCGCACATCGGTCTCGAACGTAACGCAGCGTTTGGCGGCGCACTTGGCCCGGTGATGGAGAACGAGTGGTCGGATCACATGGCCAAGTTTTACGGGCAGAGCGACAGCGAGCTGCCGGAAGTCATCGGCCAAGCGTTTTCTAACAACAAGTTTTCCCAGATCGCCAGTCTGTGCGAGTTTGGGCACCGCCTCGAAACGTCTGtgacgcgcgccttggtCAAGCTCGACCTGATCCGCGGCGAGATCATCGACCAAGAGCTggacgcgacgcagcgcacgcgggCCATcaaggcggtcgagcgcctgctggacATTGCGAAGAAGAGCTCGTTTAGCGACCAGCGCGACACGTCGCTCCTCCCGTGTTATAACAAGGCGCACTGGGCGCCGATCCAGCAGACGATCGACGGCCGCCcccggcgtgcgtcggcggcgatcgtgagcctgctcgaggtcgtAACGCTCGTGCTGGATattgcgccgccgagcagcgtTGACGCCAAAGACGAGCTTACCCAGGCTGAGCACGCACTGGTCGCCCTGGcccgcacgctgcgtgccgagcagcccgaggcggtggccgCCACCACGTTCTACCAAG CCATTGCCACGACGCTTGGCCAAGTGCCGAGCGCTTTTGATGCGCTGCACACTGCCTGGATCGGCATCGAGGGCCTGCGCATTTTCGAGATCCTCGCGGAGCGCAAGGGATGG AACCTCGACACGGTCCTGGCCGACTCCTTGCCTCACCTCACCTCGGCGCACCAGACCCTCGCGAagctcgctgccgacgagctcccGGTCAGCGTCGAGCCGTACTTTAccggcaccgaggcgcctgcgccagtCGTCGATGCGATCCGTGCGCTGATTCCCCGTATTGCTgccgaccgcgccgaggcagtAAGAGACGTGCAGCTCCTGTACCAGAGCGCATGCAAGAACTACATGTAG
- a CDS encoding uncharacterized protein (EggNog:ENOG503NYE6; COG:S): MDGSDTSLSLPSPRRLAGTRLDSSPRAVMDSPTLVVRTQQNRGEALPECSSPLFLGEQPSSPSPASPRPARVRRPRLTAQERAENQAERVRALAERQRWRDANRIRQRRADTMQDLHVRVDASLVHGALAPVMSDLREKMEADGAQLHTIAASLTAQTSPAFGRVAFERKVRSEYDAIQKLWAPLDEEHTLRESTLLHICTAAEFLAAMEDQSLVLRIQAPLPTVGADVLQDGPPRHVLVLLGLDTHLKQRRTAQNRAYTESIRQRMQSGGAPLRLPSEESVRAEIDRVLLQLQMLHACHVVRIPALSDAVDWLHSIACDVSIRPYKLLERASTAPIRASRTITGTSNLATFQGMLEQIPRCTAPATYAITAKYPTFRALMEAYAVCTPEQGAVLLAPLELSKRIYEVMTSLDGSMSVEN, translated from the exons ATGGACGGCAGCGATACCTCGCTGTCGCTCCCAAGCCCTCGGCGGCtggccggcacgcgcctcgactCGAGTCCACGCGCGGTGATGGactcgccgacgctggTCGTGCGTACGCAACAGAATCGGGGGGAAGCGCTGCCCGagtgctcgtcgccgctctTTCTGGGCGAGCAgcccagctcgccgagccccGCGTCGCCACGgcccgcgcgcgtgcggcgcccaCGTCTCACAGCACAGGAGCGCGCAGAGAATCAGGCCGAACGCGTGcgggcgctggccgagcgccagcgaTGGCGCGATGCGAACCGTATccgccagcggcgcgccgataCCATGCAGGACCTGCACGTCCGCGTTGACGCGTCGCTTGTGCATGGCGCACTCGCGCCTGTGATGAGCGACCTGCGCGAAAAGATGGAGGCGGATGGCGCACAACTACATACGattgccgcgtcgctcaccGCACAGACCTCGCCGGCGTTtggacgcgtcgcgttTGAGCGCAAAGTGCGGTCCGAGTACGACGCGATCCAGAAGCTAtgggcgccgctcgacgaggagcatACACTGCGTGAGTCGACACTTTTGCATATTTGCACTGCTGCTGAGTTCCTTGCAGCCATGGAGGACCAGAGCCTCGTGTTGCGTATCCAAGCGCCGCTTCCGACAgtcggcgccgacgtgctgcaagacgggccgccgcgccacgTCCTCGTTCTCCTTGGACTCGATACCCATTTAAAGCAGCGGCGGACTGCACAGAACCGGGCATACACAGAAAGTATCCGGCAGCGTATGCagtcgggcggcgcgccgctgcgtctgCCGAGCGAAGAGAGCGTGCGGGCAGAAATTGATCGCGTCCTGCTGCAACTGCAGATGCTACATGCATGCCACGTCGTGCGCATTCCGGCGCTATCCGATGCGGTCGACTGGCTGCACTCGATTGCATGCGACGTATCCATCCGGCCATACAAGCTCTTGGAGCgggcgagcaccgcgccgatcCGCGCATCGCGTACGATTACCGGTACATCGAATCTCGCCACGTTCCAGGGgatgctcgagcagatccCGCGATGCACTGCACCGGCGACTTATGCCATCACCGCAAAATACCCCACCTTTCGTGCGCTGATGGAGGCATATGCCGTGTGCACACCCGAGCAaggcgccgtgctcctTGCTCCACTCGAG CTTTCCAAGCGCATCTATGAGGTGATGACGTCGCTCGATGGGAGCATGTCGGTAGAAAACTAA